One window of the Cryptomeria japonica chromosome 7, Sugi_1.0, whole genome shotgun sequence genome contains the following:
- the LOC131038017 gene encoding uncharacterized protein LOC131038017: MRFIFGIQDPNSRSGALTGIASNPPSSLPGIVLRRVISLTFTSDLRSFPMKRKAEIAYAVKEKSARVICDEEGETSADVLSLHVQDKSKAVNVITIEKAFSPNLFRVMRIVPDKQDYSFVEKVQLPQDEVLSLCNKLVPSSATASSGEPPRVRINFSALNQLCLPAIGFYGDKKMLIHIFRKESIVEDCVLDKMEGGLLEPGLYVSFPEKSSSMVVFYWHEGEHFKHASRKNVSCNFIRYLVELCDSVYVCVKGSYSFESLAASATSASSKATRTRRIQVSSVKNSENDVELLPGNNLRIDRGVKSAKSGNANNHDGNVVFCEGYHRFCFLTTEDRLPGVSKNRQEVSMKASAFCNMLERWSEDSNVDYSRLSNEQFIILLENCQPQKFENYKKFMESFKTSKSAIYSAQFEEFERCFLRVIQEFCPHVLLFVSNETKQGNANEQSSCSDMDIDADRFEQLHRELSIILAEKDNVCHGDQRVLLLGSEIIQCTCSKKINGKAKFLQPSSASKDFPLSGEIVKIVFFPVTRKSGAKEVVEGEVHLVNKSSSHSAIRSWVENMVPIELRRLEKNLVFTAFLLDRDQSLGVGFMEEHLSFQNMQSLPPEIRDPYVEFCSVHPAQSIDEEALLSHDTLKTVCCQVYNDHGGKFQENIKELWTRLFKKRGSSVDRDTRLRQDEFVKELKKKMSTVKNDSLMTRYIEEVRSTRPSWWHSYWEQAELKVKVSTEEKHPFAIVYKACELTPMRKDISEFNSNSGRSIVPKCGESVELAAINPQHERLFKVVILKSGELMVFIHNFKDSSLYLYRCPKIGVNINNTSHPILTFRRGFDLLAVDEATRSMALYEKDRSKIVIFRFDESFRNVFGTGVEVNLESYIGSKNITWMHLIPGKMELLMVDDTNRARVAEIHEKPMMKPKHISLPLQQHSSLRACVSADGYFFLVFRQLQRQGEDIGVAGTGHSCHENILEIYVLGDSMSHLKTIHLNAGECSISDLEQLGAKITIFGSQSQLLLYRPVDAPDFILSYVLKTALAKEAVQLHQVDQIKAPDDETEIAGACPYLGYIYHIFDKFATTPKLFPHAKKCITFKVVLESSRSDRCNGQGCLTYLEALIRQLKAGKDKDFSGMEIQFEVNNVENCSVSAAAEQQKHVKMGMWVGKLVCLVPIQIARAENNAMVALKDGLQIPPDVSYVNSVSLAYSIRFGFYDAVLSSWKGKIKVISSMGKQSSGKSYLLNHLSGSLLDVAGGRCTGGVWMTLATGEDGDDSRESRCLYVLLDFEGLGSFERSEQEDMLLSVLNAAVSNITIFNKKDFHFG, encoded by the exons GGATTGTACTGCGCCGCGTGATTTCCTTAACATTTACCTCTGATCTCCGTTCATTCCCAATGAAGCGAAAGGCAGAAATCGCTTATGCTGTGAAAGAGAAATCAGCTCGAGTGATTTGTGATGAAGAAGGAGAGACGTCTGCTGACGTTCTGTCGCTCCATGTTCAAGATAAGAGTAAAGCTGTGAATGTAATTACGATTGAGAAAGCGTTTTCTCCTAATCTGTTTAGGGTCATGCGTATTGTCCCAGACAAGCAAGATTACAGCTTTGTTGAAAAGGTGCAGCTCCCACAAGATGAAGTTCTGAGCCTCTGTAATAAGCTTGTGCCCTCTTCTGCCACGGCTTCCTCAGGTGAGCCCCCGCGGGTTCGTATCAATTTCAGTGCACTCAATCAACTATGCTTACCGGCGATCGGGTTCTATGGAGACAAGAAAATGCTCATACATATTTTCCGCAAGGAAAGTATAGTGGAAGACTGCGTTCTTGATAAGATGGAAGGAGGACTGTTAGAACCTGGATTATATGTCAGTTTTCCTGAAAAGTCGAGTAGCATGGTTGTTTTCTACTGGCATGAAGGTGAGCATTTTAAACATGCCTCTAGAAAAAACGTGTCTTGCAATTTTATCAGATACCTGGTTGAGCTTTGTGATAgcgtatatgtgtgtgtgaaagGGAGCTATTCTTTTGAATCTCTGGCTGCCTCTGCAACAAGCGCTTCTTCAAAAGCTACGCGCACACGAAGGATTCAAGTCTCCAGTGTGAAGAATTCGGAGAATGATGTGGAGCTGTTGCCTGGTAACAATTTAAGAATTGACAGAGGAGTGAAGAGTGCAAAGTCTGGAAATGCCAATAATCATGACGGAAATGTGGTGTTCTGCGAAGGGTACCACCGCTTTTGTTTCCTGACAACAGAGGACAGACTTCCTGGGGTTTCTAAGAATAGGCAGGAAGTCTCGATGAAAGCTTCTGCATTTTGCAATATGCTTGAAAGATGGTCGGAAGATTCTAATGTCGATTACTCCAGATTGAGTAACGAGCAATTCATAATTCTCCTGGAAAACTGTCAGCCACAAAAGTTTGAGAACTACAAGAAGTTCATGGAATCTTTCAAGACGAGCAAGTCAGCCATTTACTCTGCACAATTTGAGGAATTCGAGAGATGTTTTCTCAGAGTTATTCAAGAATTCTGTCCGCACGTTCTCCTTTTTGTAAGCAATGAAACAAAACAAGGGAATGCGAACGAGCAGAGTTCGTGCTCTGACATGGACATCGACGCGGACAGATTTGAGCAACTGCATCGAGAACTTTCAATTATTTTAGCAGAGAAGGATAATGTTTGCCATGGAGATCAGAGGGTATTGTTGCTCGGATCAGAAATCAT TCAGTGTACCTGCTCCAAAAAGATCAATGGAAAGGCGAAGTTTCTACAACCTAGTAGCGCCAGTAAAGATTTCCCACTATCAGGTGAGATTGTTAAAATTGTTTTCTTTCCTGTTACTCGGAAATCGGGTGCTAAGGAAGTAGTGGAGGGGGAGGTTCATCTTGTTAATAAGAGTTCGTCTCATTCTGCAATCCGTAGTTGGGTAGAAAATATGGTTCCTATTGAATTGAGAAGGCTCGAAAAAAATTTAGTTTTTACTGCTTTCTTGTTGGACCGTGACCAGAGTCTAGGTGTAGGTTTTATGGAAGAGCATTTGTCATTCCAAAACATGCAGAGTCTGCCACCCGAAATCCGAGATCCGTATGTCGAATTCTGTAGCGTCCATCCTGCTCAGTCAATCGATGAGGAGGCCCTCTTATCTCATGACACCCTTAAAACCGTGTGTTGTCAAGTCTATAATGACCATGGAGGCAAGTTTCAGGAGAACATAAAGGAGTTGTGGACTCGTTTGTTTAAGAAAAGGGGAAGTTCTGTCGACAGAGACACAAGACTCAGACAAGATGAGTTTGTGAAAGAATTGAAGAAGAAGATGTCCACGGTAAAGAATGACAGCTTGATGACCAGATATATTGAGGAAGTTAGGAGCACTAGACCTTCGTGGTGGCATTCATATTGGGAGCAAGCGGAGCTGAAGGTGAAGGTGTCAACTGAGGAGAAACATCCGTTCGCCATTGTTTATAAAGCATGTGAACTGACTCCAATGAGAAAAGACATTTCTGAGTTTAATAGCAACAGTGGGCGTTCAATTGTACCAAAATGTGGAGAATCAGTAGAATTAGCAGCCATTAATCCTCAGCATGAAAGATTATTTAAAGTAGTCATCCTGAAGTCAGGAGAGCTCATGGTTTTCATTCACAATTTTAAAGATTCCTCCTTGTATTTGTACCGGTGTCCCAAGATTGGTGTCAACATAAATAATACCAGTCATCCCATTCTAACGTTTAGGAGGGGATTCGATTTGTTGGCTGTCGATGAAGCTACCAGATCTATGGCTCTCTATGAAAAAGATAGGTCAAAGATTGTAATTTTTAGATTTGACGAGTCATTTAGGAATGTCTTTGGGACTGGGGTTGAGGTTAACCTAGAGTCCTATATAGGAAGCAAGAACATTACATGGATGCATTTAATTCCGGGGAAAATGGAACTGCTCATGGTTGATGACACCAACAGAGCAAGGGTGGCTGAAATCCACGAGAAGCCGATGATGAAGCCAAAGCATATTTCTCTTCCTTTGCAGCAGCACTCCTCTTTGAGAGCATGTGTTTCTGCTGACGGCTATTTCTTCCTTGTTTTCAGGCAGTTGCAGCGGCAGGGTGAAGATATTGGTGTTGCGGGTACAGGACATTCATgtcatgaaaacatacttgaaaTTTATGTTTTGGGTGATAGCATGAGCCACTTGAAGACAATCCATTTGAATGCAGGAGAATGCAGTATATCTGATTTGGAACAACTTGGGGCGAAAATTACGATCTTCGGATCACAAAGTCAGCTTTTGCTATATCGCCCTGTAGATGCTCCTGATTTTATCCTTTCCTATGTCCTGAAAACCGCTTTAGCTAAAGAAGCTGTGCAGTTGCATCAAGTAGATCAGATTAAAGCTCCCGACGATGAAACAGAAATCGCTGGGGCGTGCCCCTATTTGGGTTACATCTATCACATTTTTGACAAGTTTGCAACAACACCCAAGTTGTTTCCACATGCTAAGAAGTGCATTACATTCAAAGTGGTACTGGAAAGTAGTAGATCAGATCGCTGCAATGGTCAGGGATGTCTCACCTATTTAGAAGCTCTTATTAGACAACTCAAGGCTGGAAAAGATAAAGACTTTTCAGGCATGGAGATTCAATTTGAAGTGAATAATGTAGAGAATTGCTCAGTTTCAGCTGCAGCAGAGCAGCAGAAACATGTGAAAATGGGAATGTGGGTTGGGAAGCTTGTTTGCCTCGTTCCTATCCAAATAGCTCGTGCAGAAAACAATGCAATGGTAGCTCTTAAGGATGGACTTCAAATACCGCCTGATGTTAGTTATGTGAACAGTGTATCACTTGCTTACTCTATACGCTTTGGGTTCTATGATGCTGTTCTTAGCAGTTGGAAAGGCAAGATTAAGGTGATATCTTCCATGGGAAAGCAAAGTAGCGGAAAgtcatatttgttaaatcatctgTCAGGGTCACTTCTTGATGTTGCAGGTGGCAGGTGCACAGGAGGAGTGTGGATGACCCTTGCAACGGGCGAAGATGGAGATGACAGCAGGGAAAGCAGGTGCTTGTATGTGCTCTTGGACTTCGAGGGCCTCGGCAGTTTTGAGAGAAGTGAACAAGAGGATATGCTTCTCTCTGTTCTCAATGCCGCTGTCAGCAACATCACAATATTCAACAAAAAG GATTTTCACTTTGGATAA